A stretch of Kyrpidia spormannii DNA encodes these proteins:
- a CDS encoding LolA family protein: protein MRRIRAALWTAMCVLLLTAVAGCGRTEGSVLNDLRNLRDSLKHYRSVAVMNVKTQGLEQVYHIETWYQEPNYYRIQLADSRGQVQQVVIRNDQGIYIVSPPLKKSFRFNGDWADNQGHLYLFGSVIDRILQSPNRTYTREKGTVTFDLTMKPDNPLIGKQRVILDDRTLYPKQIAFFDRQNHELVTVQFQQFDPGATFKASDFDPQQALALGPKDEPTWASEPFGVIEPTWLPQGWSRTDVQDSGGTVILRYRGGAEGLTLTEAHPVRTETALPGRAELWDLFGVPAVVTEGNVRTMYWTRDGVQFAMTGALSPEYMARIAISTFDASGK from the coding sequence ATGCGCAGGATTCGAGCAGCCCTTTGGACGGCGATGTGCGTCTTGTTATTGACAGCGGTGGCAGGGTGTGGGCGGACGGAAGGCAGTGTGCTGAACGATCTCAGGAATTTGCGCGACAGTCTCAAACATTACCGAAGTGTGGCCGTGATGAACGTCAAGACCCAGGGTCTGGAGCAAGTCTATCATATTGAAACTTGGTATCAAGAGCCGAATTATTATCGGATTCAGCTAGCCGATTCCCGGGGGCAGGTCCAGCAGGTGGTGATCCGGAATGATCAAGGGATTTACATTGTGAGTCCGCCCCTGAAAAAAAGTTTTCGGTTTAACGGCGATTGGGCGGACAACCAAGGTCACCTGTACCTATTCGGGTCGGTGATCGACCGTATCCTGCAGTCACCGAACCGCACGTACACCCGGGAAAAGGGGACGGTGACCTTCGATCTCACGATGAAACCGGATAATCCTCTGATCGGGAAACAGCGGGTGATTTTGGATGATCGGACGCTCTATCCGAAACAGATTGCGTTTTTCGACCGGCAGAACCATGAATTGGTCACGGTGCAATTCCAACAGTTCGATCCTGGGGCTACCTTCAAAGCGTCCGATTTTGATCCCCAACAGGCATTGGCACTCGGCCCGAAAGATGAACCCACATGGGCTTCCGAACCTTTCGGCGTGATTGAGCCGACCTGGCTCCCTCAGGGGTGGAGCAGAACGGACGTCCAGGACAGCGGCGGCACCGTTATCCTTCGCTATCGGGGAGGGGCCGAGGGGTTGACCCTTACGGAGGCGCACCCCGTCCGAACAGAAACGGCGCTGCCCGGGCGGGCAGAATTGTGGGACCTGTTTGGCGTTCCCGCCGTGGTGACCGAGGGGAATGTCCGCACCATGTACTGGACCCGGGACGGGGTACAATTCGCCATGACGGGCGCCCTATCTCCGGAATATATGGCAAGAATCGCCATATCCACCTTCGATGCGTCGGGTAAATAA
- a CDS encoding cation diffusion facilitator family transporter: MTRPQTPLTPEYRDRIGRIAGWVSTLANILLTIAKAIVGILAGSEALFADGIHSAADTVASVAALGALAVSNRPADADHPYGHGKAEVVASAVVAIVLFLAALNILYSSGQALLAPAVAPEMAALWVAAGSLILKEILYRYTAALGRRLLSPALVALAADHRSDIWGSWAAIIGIAAAVTGHRLNAPILIYADPIAGLAVGLMIVHMAYRMGLESLHSLMERNVEPDLLAEFRSLVASVPGIRRVDRLRARNHGPYVLVDVRAAVSADKTIQEGHDIIRQVKASIMNSHPEVREVLVHLNPYYEDPQSPSGPHPNHPEQQPEERTDTASSTDTAASRPPGKVGDRPDSPHSASTNHDPVGRSH; the protein is encoded by the coding sequence ATGACCCGGCCGCAGACTCCGTTGACCCCAGAATATCGCGACCGTATCGGCCGAATCGCCGGTTGGGTCAGCACCTTGGCCAACATCCTTTTAACGATCGCAAAAGCCATCGTAGGTATTCTGGCCGGCAGTGAGGCCCTGTTTGCCGACGGCATTCACTCCGCCGCGGATACCGTCGCTTCCGTCGCAGCTTTGGGTGCCTTGGCCGTGTCGAATCGCCCGGCCGATGCCGACCATCCTTACGGTCACGGGAAGGCGGAGGTCGTCGCCTCCGCCGTCGTCGCCATCGTGCTTTTTCTGGCCGCCTTGAACATTTTGTATTCCTCCGGGCAGGCCCTGTTGGCCCCGGCCGTAGCCCCGGAAATGGCCGCCCTGTGGGTAGCGGCGGGCTCGCTGATCCTCAAAGAAATCCTGTATCGCTATACGGCGGCCCTTGGGCGGCGGCTGCTCAGCCCAGCTCTCGTGGCCTTGGCGGCGGATCACCGTTCGGACATCTGGGGTTCCTGGGCCGCCATCATCGGAATCGCCGCCGCCGTCACCGGACACCGCTTGAACGCCCCCATTTTGATCTACGCCGACCCCATCGCCGGGTTGGCCGTCGGCTTGATGATCGTCCACATGGCGTATCGCATGGGCCTTGAATCCCTTCATTCGTTGATGGAGCGCAACGTGGAGCCCGACCTGCTGGCGGAGTTTCGCTCCCTCGTGGCCTCTGTGCCGGGAATTCGCCGGGTGGACCGCCTGCGGGCGCGAAACCACGGCCCCTACGTTTTGGTGGACGTTCGGGCGGCGGTGTCCGCAGATAAAACTATCCAAGAGGGCCACGACATCATCCGGCAGGTCAAAGCGTCCATCATGAACAGCCATCCCGAGGTTCGGGAAGTTCTCGTGCACCTCAACCCGTATTACGAGGACCCGCAATCCCCTTCGGGCCCTCATCCGAACCATCCCGAACAGCAGCCGGAGGAGCGAACGGACACCGCCAGTTCTACCGACACCGCCGCTTCCCGCCCCCCGGGGAAAGTCGGAGACAGACCGGACTCGCCACACTCCGCTTCGACCAATCACGATCCCGTAGGCCGATCCCATTAA
- a CDS encoding CopG family ribbon-helix-helix protein, with translation MASVPEVLGLSETKRIMISVPSHLLQEVDGIAERENSNRSEVIRQAMRLYLEERKKERIRELMQRGYVEMAKINLYIASEAFYAEEEAGSTLDRLVSGV, from the coding sequence ATGGCGAGTGTCCCGGAGGTGCTTGGGTTGTCCGAGACAAAGCGGATTATGATTAGTGTTCCGAGTCACCTGCTCCAGGAAGTCGACGGAATTGCAGAAAGAGAGAATTCCAATCGAAGCGAGGTCATTCGCCAAGCGATGAGACTGTATTTGGAAGAGCGTAAAAAGGAACGCATTCGCGAGTTGATGCAGCGGGGTTATGTGGAGATGGCGAAGATTAACCTTTATATTGCGTCGGAGGCGTTTTACGCCGAAGAGGAGGCGGGTTCGACCCTAGATCGACTAGTAAGCGGGGTGTGA
- a CDS encoding type II toxin-antitoxin system PemK/MazF family toxin, with product MNIKRGDIFFANLSPVVGSEQGGFRPVLVIQNDIGNRFSPTVIVAAITAQIQKAKLPTHVEIDAKTYGLDRDSVILLEQIRTIDKQRLTDKITHLDDEMMSKVNESLMISLGLIDF from the coding sequence GTGAACATCAAGCGAGGGGATATTTTTTTTGCGAATCTATCCCCGGTGGTCGGTTCTGAACAAGGGGGCTTCCGGCCGGTATTGGTGATCCAAAACGATATCGGAAACCGGTTTAGCCCGACAGTCATCGTCGCGGCAATCACCGCCCAGATTCAGAAGGCCAAGCTGCCCACCCACGTGGAGATTGATGCGAAGACCTACGGACTGGATCGGGATTCGGTCATCCTCCTGGAGCAGATTCGCACCATTGATAAGCAGCGGTTGACGGATAAGATTACGCACCTGGACGATGAGATGATGAGCAAGGTCAACGAGTCGCTCATGATCAGCCTGGGGTTGATCGATTTTTAG
- a CDS encoding adenosylhomocysteinase, whose translation MGSKEESQIRDLALAPEGRRKIDWAAAHMPLLNTLRERFEKDLPFRGLKIGICLHLEAKTAYLAEVIQAGGAEVTVAASNPLSTQDDVVAALVDNGIYAFARHGADDAEYGAHLRALLDRHPDALIDDGGDLVGTLHRERPEQLREIIGGCEETTTGILRLRALEREGALAFPMIAVNDAYCKYLFDNRYGTGQSVWDGIMRTTNLVVAGKTAVVVGYGWCGKGVAMRAKGLGARVVVCEVNPIKAIEAIMDGFAVMPLVEASREADFVITVTGNRGVVGKEAVAAMKDGAVLCNAGHFDVEIDKEALGEAGPPREVRRNVQEYRQKDGRRLYLLAEGRLVNLAAGDGHPVEVMDMTFALQALSLRRIVEQGRQWEPRVYPVPEDIDREVAKLRLATLGVRIDRLTEQQERYLRSWNLE comes from the coding sequence ATGGGGAGCAAAGAGGAGTCACAGATTCGTGATCTGGCCTTGGCACCGGAAGGCCGGCGGAAGATCGACTGGGCGGCGGCACATATGCCCCTGTTGAATACCTTGAGGGAGCGGTTTGAGAAAGACCTGCCTTTTCGCGGGTTGAAGATCGGGATCTGCCTGCACCTCGAGGCAAAAACCGCTTATCTGGCCGAGGTGATCCAAGCGGGGGGTGCCGAAGTGACGGTGGCGGCGAGCAACCCCTTGTCCACCCAAGATGACGTGGTGGCTGCCCTGGTGGACAATGGGATCTACGCCTTCGCGAGACACGGTGCGGACGATGCCGAGTACGGTGCCCACCTCCGGGCTTTGCTCGATCGGCATCCCGACGCCCTCATCGATGACGGGGGAGATTTGGTGGGAACGCTCCACCGGGAGCGGCCGGAACAGTTGCGCGAGATCATCGGGGGGTGTGAAGAAACCACCACGGGAATCCTGCGCCTGCGGGCTCTGGAGCGGGAGGGGGCATTGGCGTTCCCCATGATCGCCGTGAACGATGCGTATTGTAAATACTTGTTCGATAATCGCTACGGGACCGGGCAATCGGTGTGGGATGGGATCATGCGTACCACCAATCTGGTCGTTGCCGGGAAGACGGCGGTGGTGGTAGGATACGGCTGGTGCGGCAAAGGAGTTGCCATGCGGGCCAAAGGTCTCGGGGCCCGTGTCGTGGTGTGTGAGGTCAACCCCATTAAGGCCATTGAAGCTATCATGGACGGGTTTGCGGTGATGCCCCTGGTGGAGGCGAGTCGAGAAGCGGACTTCGTGATCACGGTCACCGGCAACCGGGGCGTGGTGGGAAAAGAGGCGGTGGCGGCGATGAAGGACGGGGCCGTCTTGTGCAACGCCGGGCATTTTGACGTTGAGATCGACAAAGAGGCGTTGGGGGAAGCGGGGCCGCCCCGGGAAGTGCGGCGAAATGTCCAGGAATACCGGCAGAAGGATGGCAGGCGTCTGTATCTCCTCGCTGAAGGGCGGCTGGTGAATCTGGCCGCAGGAGACGGACATCCGGTGGAGGTCATGGACATGACCTTTGCCCTTCAAGCTTTGTCCTTGCGGCGCATCGTGGAGCAGGGCCGCCAGTGGGAACCGCGGGTGTATCCGGTGCCTGAGGACATCGATCGGGAGGTGGCCAAGTTGCGCCTGGCCACT